One genomic region from Mycobacterium basiliense encodes:
- a CDS encoding flavin monoamine oxidase family protein: MTEVDYCVVGAGFAGLTAALRLKQAGHSVSVLEARDRIGGRTFTVTRDDGVWIDRGGAWIGPGQDRVYALMNEFGVAEYKQHNDGDAMMIVDGKKHRYGGKLPWTMSPWAVANLGIVLLTVEKMCKSLPREAPWEAKRAAEWDRTSLGDWLETNVMSKPAREMLDMALAGPYTCAAAEVSLLWVLLQMGSAGGPNFVISGKGGAQDARPVGGMGAIYRPMAAQLGDALQLSQPVHQISQDADGVTVRSDYLAVRAQRVVVAIPMALADSIRYEPALPVDRAFLNQRMPSGAVVKISVVYDEPFWRADGLSGQSAAPGSPATLTIDACTDTAIPGIMCVITEGPAARKLAQVDDAERRALVISELVDRFGNKASAPVEFHEQNWTHDRYSGGGMISHTPTGVLTEFGYTLRPPSGRIHWAGTESSATMCGWVDGAIRSGERAAAEVMAAHTAAAVT, encoded by the coding sequence ATGACAGAAGTCGACTATTGCGTGGTCGGCGCCGGGTTCGCGGGTTTGACGGCCGCGTTGCGGCTCAAACAGGCCGGCCACTCGGTCTCAGTGCTGGAGGCCCGAGACCGGATCGGCGGTCGCACCTTCACCGTGACGCGAGACGACGGGGTGTGGATTGATCGCGGCGGCGCGTGGATCGGACCGGGCCAGGACCGGGTCTACGCGCTGATGAACGAGTTCGGCGTCGCGGAATACAAGCAACACAACGACGGCGACGCCATGATGATCGTCGACGGCAAGAAACACCGTTACGGCGGCAAGCTGCCCTGGACGATGAGCCCGTGGGCGGTAGCCAACCTCGGGATCGTTTTGCTGACCGTAGAGAAAATGTGCAAATCGCTGCCGCGCGAAGCTCCGTGGGAGGCCAAGCGCGCCGCCGAGTGGGACCGAACCAGCCTGGGAGATTGGTTGGAGACCAACGTGATGTCCAAGCCGGCCCGCGAGATGCTGGACATGGCATTGGCCGGGCCCTACACCTGCGCGGCCGCTGAGGTGTCGTTGCTGTGGGTGTTGCTGCAGATGGGTTCTGCCGGCGGACCCAACTTCGTCATCTCCGGTAAGGGCGGCGCCCAGGATGCGCGTCCGGTCGGCGGAATGGGCGCCATCTACCGCCCGATGGCCGCGCAGCTGGGCGATGCATTGCAGCTGTCGCAGCCGGTCCACCAGATCTCCCAGGACGCCGACGGGGTCACGGTCCGCTCGGACTATCTGGCGGTGCGCGCGCAGCGAGTCGTGGTGGCGATTCCGATGGCGCTCGCCGACTCGATCCGTTACGAGCCCGCACTGCCGGTGGATCGAGCGTTTTTGAATCAGCGCATGCCCAGCGGCGCGGTGGTCAAGATCTCGGTCGTTTACGACGAACCCTTCTGGCGTGCCGACGGGCTGTCCGGTCAATCGGCCGCTCCTGGATCCCCGGCCACCCTCACCATCGACGCGTGCACCGACACGGCGATCCCGGGCATCATGTGTGTCATCACCGAGGGGCCCGCCGCCCGTAAGTTGGCGCAAGTCGATGACGCCGAACGCCGGGCGTTGGTCATTTCCGAACTGGTCGATCGGTTCGGTAACAAAGCAAGCGCCCCAGTGGAATTCCACGAGCAGAACTGGACCCACGACCGCTATTCGGGCGGCGGGATGATCAGCCACACCCCGACCGGTGTGTTGACCGAATTCGGTTACACGCTGCGCCCACCCAGCGGTCGGATCCATTGGGCCGGTACCGAGAGCTCGGCCACCATGTGCGGGTGGGTCGATGGGGCGATCCGCTCCGGGGAGCGCGCGGCCGCCGAGGTAATGGCGGCTCATACCGCGGCCGCCGTCACCTAG
- a CDS encoding DoxX family protein, with protein sequence MTAYDVGLLILRLVLGLTLAAHGFNKFFGGGRIPGTARWFESIGMKPGTFHAAIAASTEVAAGLGLAAGLLTPIPAAGFVSLMVVAAWTVHRPNGFFIVKEGWEYNLVLAVSAIAVATVGAGKLSLDWLIFGRNWLDGWAGLLVAVALGLAGAVGQLLIFYRPPAKQAR encoded by the coding sequence GTGACTGCCTACGACGTCGGGTTATTGATTCTGCGGCTGGTGTTGGGGTTGACGCTGGCAGCTCATGGCTTCAACAAATTTTTCGGCGGAGGCCGGATACCGGGAACCGCGCGGTGGTTCGAAAGCATCGGGATGAAGCCGGGCACTTTCCATGCCGCGATCGCCGCCAGCACGGAGGTGGCCGCCGGGCTGGGGCTGGCGGCAGGGTTGCTCACGCCGATACCGGCGGCGGGCTTTGTGTCCCTGATGGTGGTCGCTGCGTGGACCGTGCACCGGCCCAACGGCTTCTTCATCGTCAAGGAGGGCTGGGAGTACAACCTGGTACTGGCGGTTAGCGCCATCGCCGTGGCCACCGTGGGTGCCGGAAAACTCAGCCTCGATTGGCTGATCTTCGGGCGCAACTGGCTCGACGGCTGGGCCGGACTGCTCGTTGCGGTGGCCCTTGGTTTGGCCGGTGCCGTTGGCCAGCTGTTGATCTTTTATCGGCCACCGGCCAAACAAGCCCGGTAG